The DNA window TTCTGCCCCATTATGATCACGGAAGTTTGTCTAATCCTCTCACTCTTACTCACTCTCTCTacctcacacacacgcatatgccATTATTTCGATGATATTTTaacctttactttatttattcactATTATTCGTTCTAACTATTTTTATGGTAATGGTAGTTTTCTCTATTATAAAGTAAACTGCCATTACAAAAGTAAAGGTAGTTCACCATataaagtcttctctctctctcgcttacatATAAAACCAAAGCGTCATTATTTCATCGCTCTGACACAATTATTAGGATAACGGTTAGTCAATGCATAACCATCtatgtctccttctctctcaaacactcaaacacaaattatacattcatatatatgtatatatataagcatatcgTGACtatgaatttttaacttttttctcctttttcgaCCTTATACCAGTAGGgaaaaaggtgccatttggcgtcctggcgtcctgaacattttggcgtcctgaacatttggcgtactcaagaaagggtgtcatttggcgtcctgaattattatttattttattttttatatttttggtgaagaaaataagatgcaattttatttttatagttttgctttcgaaaataacatgcatatattaaaaaaaattatgtagtaagtaggggaaaaggtccccgaactgatatgagagaggccCACTGAGTGACTTATCAACTGTCGcatgactgatgagatgaatcaatataaactatctgttattaatcccactttatcgataagagtctgattaggaggaggagacaccttgccgaaagatctgaactgatattagagagcccCACTGTGAGACTCTACCACAGCTGTGtgtctgataagagttgaaccgttataaactaactgttattaatcccacactaccgataagagtctgattaggtatccgctgctgatatgatttagacccgccgcgtgactcatgaacaggtgtatcactgataagagttgaagtgttataaactatctgttattaatcccactctatcgataagagtctgattaggtatctgctactgatatgatttagacccattGCATGACTCATGAACAGCTGTATGACTTCATACGGACATTACAATGTACAGCTCTCTAAGATATACAGCTCTAACTCTCCACCCGATTGTTAAAAGTCACACGTTTTAACACGCTCCCCATTACGCTCACTGTCAGTGACACTTAACCTatgtatgggataataaaaagcgattctacctatccactcattttattagataaagcggtatacattaacaagtacatGAATCTGGGGGTTCTCCCGACACACATTCCAGTACAATACCACCACGAGTTGttataaccaaccttaaacctgtaaataattttacaataaataaccatagGCTTCCAAATCTAGTATGTTGTACTGCCtgactttcctccccctcccccttcttctccgcCAGTTCTGTTAGTGTTCTGCGTAGAAGAactcaccttcctcctcctcctcctcctcctccccctcctccttgaccattcatcctaagaaaaataaaatgtcttagaaaaaccGAACGTGCCCCAAAATGaattatgtgatgtatattagcaacgttttttaaaaatggaattaatcattaccttttatttaaagaacgcaCGCACTCCTTGTATGTAAGAGCTCGTTTAACGCCCGAACTCCAGTGTGAACTTCGCaccctcttgaaaaatttgaaatagtattccgtcacccacctgtcattacttttcaaacgACTCGGGGAGAAGATGACACTCATTAATGACAAAACCGATTTTAACCCTCTATGACTCGTACAGTGAACGAAGAAAACGCAGTAAAGACCACACTTGTAAGGATTATCGAACTGTATCTGCCTTACAGACTGGCGAAGGGTAAAATCCGAATGCGCATCgagaaaagatgagaagctaCCCGAATAAATTTGTGGGTTTATACCATAACTGtcaaaaaagtaaattgtatcCCTAGGTGAACagtctatataaaaacacacccaaTGTCCGGCAAGATCAATACTAGAAGTTAAAGGTtgagtattagatataaaaactagaggTTTAATTCTATTCGCAGGTATTTTAAACGCACCAACTTCATCCGAAGCaaacacacctaaatatttaataagactccCTAGCGAACCCTGTAAAACTGTCTCGATTTCTTTTGTATCCATCACACCTAGTCTAACATCGCACTGAATGACTCTATTTGAATCAATGGTTAAAATACCTTTCATGTCACCGAACAGTAAAATCATGCAAGGGTGTGGTGCGACTGTGCCCAGCTGTATGGATATTCTCAAACTGGCCGAAATCTCAACgggcatggaatcttccacctcttccgtaacaaagctgaaacaatagatggctctcccatttttaaaactattataagTTATGAGGTTATCATGTCCCCCTCCTATCGACTTTTGAGTCTCGTAATACAATTGCGTGATAGcattaggaaaattacagttgatgTGATACACCATATTCCCATTAACTGTGATGTGCACATTATTCAAGTCATAAGCTCCGAAATATAAACTATTGGCCGCGTAATTCCCCGAAAATGTTTGCATGCTTATCATGGCCAGTGTAATCTTTTCAGGTATACAGGTATTGAAAGGTTGATCTATTAAAATGGAATCCTCGTTCTGCCCTATAACATacgttttatataaagtcttatcaaatatatattgtatcaggTTAACTGCTAGAGCGGTGTTTAAAGCGGACATGGCGTTATAATGAGGGGTAACCCGATCAATCCACAACTTGGCCTTTTCTATATTTAGATAATTTAAGTGTCCGTCTGTGTGTGCACCCATCACCCAGTTGTTATTCGCCATTTTGAGTCTTATTCTCAAATCCACGGAATCTAGCAAATACATATCTATACTCGCCAGATCTATAAGGAGTGGAAAGTACGTGTTAATTCCCCCCACCTTAATGGAGCTCAACACCCGAGATTCCCACCTACTCAGCTGTCCGAAAGAAGCAGCGGCATAGGTCTGTGTAACACCATGCGCAACGTTAAAGTCATCGTGGAAAAACCCGCTTATACCAACAGTCGGTAGTGTGCTGGTTTTAACGCTCttgagcatttttatgtatgattgatagttaaaaacaggacacgattccaccaacttttcattcaagaaaacagagacAGATTTAAAAAGCGTATTACTTATACCATTAACCAGTGCAACATGTACATCATCTGCTAACCGCACACCGGCCCTGGTCAGTGTAATGTATAATTCCAAAGCTATACTcgataaatccaagaaggaaccGGTAATGCCATTAATACGAAACTCAATATAACTGTCTGTCAGGATTCGATTACTGAATTGTTACTCGGTGTGAAATCCAACCTTTCCTTCGAATTAATCGAGCTTTCTATAATCCTACGTCTGTTCACATTCGGGAACAATTCTGAGATACGCGCAATATAGGAGGAGACAGGAACCTTGTTTCCCGTCCCGGGCACGTTAGGAACAATGCCcgccattcctgaaaaaaaaaaatgcaagaggagagagaacgtgtgcATGCACGCCAACGggcaaaaggttaatgaattaaagaagatcatacacatccttgttatatttacttctcgaTTTAACCCTTCGattcttcattctcttcttcttcttcttcttattcttcttattccctctCCTCGTGGCTGAGCTAGCGAGTGTACGACGTACTCCACCCCCCAACTTTTTCCTGGCGACCCTCCCACTTCATTAGTGATTGGGGACACAAATTGTAGCTGCTGGCAATAGAACAGTAGATTTTCTTAATGATCCTCAGACTGATGAGTATTTTAAGGAGAATGGCATTAATAAGATCAAGTTTGATAGTTATTTTAAAGGGTGTAGTTCCCTTGGCTCTCTGGTTGAAATTGTAGTAAAAATGACAAAGCAGATGATAAATAAGAGCATTGGGACTAATGTTCTTGAAGTCAGagattttgaatttttgataTGTCAAGTTAGAAGCTTAGTAGCCTAAATAAGAGACCCATTGCGTTCAAAGAATCTTTGAGAGATCAGGACCTTCATACTTCAAGTCCTATAACACCAGAGATGCTGCTTAGAAGCTATGAAATTGTAACTGTCAATTTGATCCCAGAGTTACAACCCTTGCCCGAGTTAGATGAATAAGCCTGTAAACTTCCCGATGGGGAGTTGTTAAACAGGTTATCACCAATACTGAGGGAGAGACGACAAGTGGTGCGGTGGTCATGAAGGGCAGAACAGCAGAATGGACTAAAAGACATGTGATGTGAGCTGTCTGATtcctttattgttatttgaaaatCCCTCAGAAGATAAAACCGAGGAGCTACCAGGTCACCTTCCTAAGACTAACACTGAATTATCAGTTAGGCCCAAAAGTCCTAGGAGGGCTGCTTTGGAGTCTATCAGCAAAACCAAAGTAATATTGTCTGATGATTAATTGAATCTTGCGGTTTTGTTGATTCTGTAAATATTTGTAGATATTTGTACATTATTCTTGATGCATTTTCTTCTAgttgtgtttatatgtattgatttttttcgttcaacaatttttagaaaaattgttGAACCGTGTGGGGGGaatgttattagaaaaatatattttgtttatttttcttagggtTAAATGCGAGGAAACCGAGGTTTGTTTATTCTTAGGTTTATTATCGGTATTTGACCACCTTGTTGTATCTGAATTGGTTTCCTCCCATTCCATAGGAATTAAGAAGGCAATAGATActgcttgtttgcttgttttgctaTTCGCAGGACAACAGCCATATTACAGTTGTTTGGGTGTGGCTGATGTTTATAAGAAGTTACTACGTAAAACacgcggaaagagagagagagagagagagagagagagagagagagagagagagagagagagagagagagagagagagagccatgtaaGAAGAAAAACGTGAAGATAGCTGCGCTTTCATACTATGTAACTTTTTACGACTTTAcgccttttttttatgaagtggaTATCCTGTTTCCCTTGTTGGCTATGAAGACGTTCCTGTTCAACATGGAAGAGTAAAAACCAATAGCCGACTATCTGCATTCACCAATTAATCATCGATATCAGCCAAATAGCACCAAGGATGATTAAGAGGTTGGTCATTATTGATACCTATCTcaatgtaaataatgttttttgcataaatttattttggtgaCTTAGCAGTTAGCTTTAAGAAATTCCtgagttttttcattttggttgcTTCAAGTGGGTGGAATACAATTATCAGCTTTTGAGTTCAACtatgttttatttagttttttcgtGTGTTGAGACAGCTCCCTGTTACTACACACATTGTTGCTTGGCTATTCTTTATTTTTCGGGCTTAATTTGTGTCTTTGTATTCCCacgtatttttttcccttttcatgtcTAATGAAGGTAACCTGTTGTACTCTCAGGAAATCTTGGTATATCGTGAGTTGGGAACATCAGACCAACCAAAAATCAAGGAAGAACACACTACATTAGTTCTTCTAGGAAGGAGGAAATAAGTTTATGCCTTAATATAGTGAATTTTTCGTGTCCCAACCAACTTAGCTGTTTACCTGTTgaaacagaatattaaatttacatatgcatTTTTTGTTTGAGATTTTTTCCAAGAGATGCTTATCTTCCAATtgtcatacaaaaaatataatataatgtatatgcaaaaCTACTAAGCTACATGAGCTTAAGTTATTCCATGAAAAACTGAATTTATTCAGCAAAGTACGCCATTTTATtcgaaaaaaattgttttaatgaatGTCTagtaaacagaataaatattgtacatttaatgaaaatttttccattaatatattttttcgttgaatatgtttttttcattaaataaatgtatttccataaataaatattattcattgaataaatatttctaacatttctcaatgaataaataattttcacagaatgaatattttcaccgaaattattttcacttaagaaatatttatcatggaatacatatttttcactgaaaacatatttttcactaaataaatatttttcaataaaatatttttatccaataaatatttttcgctgaaatatttttcaataaaaatatttttattcaacaaatatttgtcattgaataaatattttctgtgaacaaatatttttcattaaataaatatttcccaAAACTGCTTTAGCTGTTTAGTGATGAAACGCTCACAATCGGTTCATAACAAAATGATTTGGAGTTACGCACACCAACTTCATCTCTAACCCTCTAGCTGTGGGGAGaagaaatttcagttcaaatttcccGCAACAACAAGGTCGAAATTCTCGTTTTGTaacattacttcttttccttagCGAAGCTACACATGGCTGCACTGGCTGGTCTGGGTGGCAGAGTCGCAAGCGCCTGTGGTGTATAAACCAATCATGAGCCCAGACGCCCTGCCACACCTCCCGCACGGCCAATGAGAAAGGCTAGCCATCAGCGGAGGCGCTGGctatcactgcaataaaaaacattcttgtaccTTCCTTCCCCATGATCGCCTCTGGATTTAAtgtgcttctttttgttctttattcattaataatactggTTCCTCTTCAACATGTCCGACACGAATGTAGATGACAATGTTCCAGGACCTTCCAGGGGCAGAAAGAGAGTCCGGGACTTTGCTAATTGGAAGCAAAATGTAGCCAAAAGCTTACGTAACAAAGGTGAGGCGTATGTAAGCTGAAAAGATCTGGTTCCATTCATCCCCCAGATTTTCATGACATACTTCAACCAGCTTTTTTGTGATCAAGATACCCTCACTGCTACTCCAGACACCCTTCAAGATACTCCTCATGAGAATGACGTGGATAATGATTTACTGGACTATGATGTCTGATTCTCGACTGAAGTAATTGGcgcttacgttttttccaatcaaaatgtattttagcctTTATTGACtgcaattattattgttttgcaggtGAGACGACTGTATCAGCCTCAGagtattctgattaaaatatcttattatctttctaCTGCTATTTTATTGTGTAAAGCATTAGCTTTTTAGGTCTTTTTTGAAGTGAACAAAATCACCTAGTTATTCCTGTAAGATTAAGATAATCAAGGAAATTatccagaatgataaataaaacaaagataatatcttGGGGGGGTCCTAGAGGGGTTACAGGGGcattggtgtgtgtttttatgggatTCAGTGTACCGGAGTATAAGATTGATTTCAAGATGACTGCAGTCATCGCTTTATCTTTCGGCATGCATTAAACTCTTGGCTATTTTACAATGATGGTTTGAAAGCAgacacaataacctttattttaaaacaaaccccaGTGTCGTACCTCATTTAAATGCTGAGATATCGCATTCTGAAAGTAGCCAAactttgactgagagagagagagagagagagagagagagagagagagagagagagagagagagagagaactggctgAAAATATGCGAGCCAGCTGTCGGGGGAAAACTGTCGTTTAATTTACTTACCCTTCCgagattaaattctctctctctctctctctctcacacacacacacacacacgcacagactgCTAAATTGAAGTTCACAAGCTCAACATGATGGTCAACATctcccatccctctctctctctctctctctctctctctctctctctctctctctctctctctctctctctctctctctctctctctctctctctctctctgaccaaggACGAAGAACGCCCCATAAACCTCTCTATCAAAGCAATTCCAGCCTAGAGACGAATTCCTCCTCCCACCAAGAACTTCCTTCCAAATGCTTTCTCTCCAtctcctagttcctcgttgggcgagcgggttccgttctcagctgccactctgttggccgcgaattcgaatctccgaccggccaatgaagaataagaggaatttatttctggtgatagaaattcatttctcgatataatgtggttcggattccacaataagctgtaggtcccgttgctaggtgaccaataggttcttagccacgtaaaataagtctaatccttcgggtcagccctctctaggagagctgttcatcggctcagtggtctggacaaactaagatatacttaacttttttaactctCCATCTCCAGAGACAAACTCAATTTGCCTCTCGGACGAAGAACGAAATCTAAGCAGCAGTAGAAAAGGCGTTGTTTCCATTCAGTAAagacctcttgagagagagagagagagagagagagagagagagagagagagagagagagcaaattaatACAGGGCGGAGAGAGCTAGATGAACTGTGGCATATGCGtgagtgctatatatatatatatatatatatatatatatatatatatatatatatatatatatatatatatattgtgatggctGGTTTTTGCCACCACTTAATACGCAATCTCAAAAAGTACTAATAGTGTTCAAATCACAGGTACTAAGTCCACGATAGGTGGAATAGCACTAAAATAAAAgatgtgcaaaaatcaattctgGGGCATAAACAAAAtaccaagaataaaaacttaatttaatacataaataaccagACAAAAGTTACACCTGAACATCACAATtccatcaaataaatgaataactaacacccttaattaattaatgacaataataaacacACTCATACTACTAAAGATAGTGTGCAACACAATTATCCACAAAAGAAGGGGGTTCAGACAGGAGGAGGCAAACAAAAAGGAGGAATAACCTGACCAATACACTCTAATAACTCCTAAGGTAGTTTTTCTCCGTTTCTCAATAATTGGCCGTGatatcttcaaaaataaactcTCTGCGTCCGGAGATTAACACAGGAAGATAGCAAATCACGGCTCTCaacaatgggaaatgaatatgGCGTGCTTCGCTAATCAGCACAGATAGCAGGGACAGCCCAAAGATCCGTTTAAGATCCCTATGCCgtgatcaaaaatataatttaagtatCACCATACCGTGGCTCAGATAGACCCCCTTGGCTTTATAACTAAGCAAGGAGGAGCTGGAAATACGTGGCAGAAAAATCCTGGTGCTTCAAGTAAATCCAAATATATCGGATGATTCAAGCAGCTAGCCAATATCATTCCACTCTATAAGGTTGCTCAGAAACGATTCCTCGTTTCGGGCAAAAGCACCACCAGGAAAAACACGGAGACACCTCCACTCACGcaccaaatatgaaaaaacaaaacagccatTAGCAAATAGTTTCAAACGCACAAACCACctgagaggaggagaatgagCTAACAGACTAATACTGTATTTAACAATCaggtttaatcaataataatgtaaaatcaaacaattaaatgacaacaatatgacaatatatatatgcatatatatatatatatatatatatatatatatatatatatatatatatatatatatatatatatacacatatacatatatatacatatatatatatatatatatatatatatatatatatatatatatatatatatatatatatatatatatatatatatatatatatatatattattaagaatattacctCCTATGCCACATTCTTTTTGCactaattttaaagtaaaaggactaagtaatcaAACCAGGCAAATTTAGAATGATTCACTGAGAAATTCGCCCCTAAACCTCTCCCCCACTGCCTTTTTTGGGGGAAACCCTTTTAAATCTTCCCTTGTCCACCGTGCTGTCAAAATCCCTTGATCCCAGGTGCGGATTCCTGCTGTGAGCTAATTGTCACCGTGGCAGGCCAGCTGGCGCGCGGACTGCGTAcattccgccattttgaatttgaatcatGAAGCCCCACGGTTCCCACAtggggcagagtgatcacaacgtcACCTAGGAggaaaagctgtaacttccgCCGCTATAAAAGAGACTGGGATGCTACGCCCGGCAcgaaaatcactttcatg is part of the Macrobrachium rosenbergii isolate ZJJX-2024 chromosome 41, ASM4041242v1, whole genome shotgun sequence genome and encodes:
- the LOC136827142 gene encoding LOW QUALITY PROTEIN: uncharacterized protein (The sequence of the model RefSeq protein was modified relative to this genomic sequence to represent the inferred CDS: inserted 1 base in 1 codon), translated to MCMIFFNSLTFCPLACMHTFSLLLHFFFSGMAGIVPNVPGTGNKVPVSSYIARISELFPNVNRRRIIESSINSKERLDFTPSNXFSNRILTDSYIEFRINGITGSFLDLSSIALELYITLTRAGVRLADDVHVALVNGISNTLFKSVSVFLNEKLVESCPVFNYQSYIKMLKSVKTSTLPTVGISGFFHDDFNVAHGVTQTYAAASFGQLSRWESRVLSSIKVGGINTYFPLLIDLASIDMYLLDSVDLRIRLKMANNNWVMGAHTDGHLNYLNIEKAKLWIDRVTPHYNAMSALNTALAVNLIQYIFDKTLYKTYVIGQNEDSILIDQPFNTCIPEKITLAMISMQTFSGNYAANSLYFGAYDLNNVHITVNGNMVYHINCNFPNAITQLYYETQKSIGGGHDNLITYNSFKNGRAIYCFSFVTEEVEDSMPVEISASLRISIQLGTVAPHPCMILLFGDMKGILTIDSNRVIQCDVRLGVMDTKEIETVLQGSLGSLIKYLGVFASDEVGLRLVITTRGGIVLECVSGEPPDSCTC